One segment of uncultured Propionivibrio sp. DNA contains the following:
- a CDS encoding FadR/GntR family transcriptional regulator, with protein MNNEKTAVQPRRRPVSLAQEVMNDLAERIRSGRYRPGDKLPTEPELMVEQGVSRTVVREAMSRLQAAGLVETRHGVGTFARAPSAPKLDLTTVVTIRDVLAMLELRISLETEAAGLAAQRRTEEQLGLMREALAAFEQGVRNGERSIEADFQFHLQIALATHNKYFEEFYRHLGPTTIPRTRIDISKLSLEPGQDYLLRTNREHEAILDAIYRQDPQAASAAMRMHLTNSRERLKRASENSAPVDLPIQN; from the coding sequence ATGAACAACGAAAAAACCGCCGTCCAGCCCCGCCGACGCCCCGTCAGCCTTGCGCAGGAAGTGATGAACGACCTGGCGGAACGGATTCGTTCCGGCCGTTATCGCCCCGGCGACAAGCTACCGACGGAACCCGAGTTGATGGTCGAACAGGGCGTCAGCCGGACCGTGGTGCGCGAGGCGATGTCACGATTGCAAGCCGCCGGACTCGTCGAAACGCGACACGGCGTCGGCACCTTCGCACGCGCGCCGTCGGCGCCGAAGCTCGACCTCACCACCGTCGTCACCATCCGCGATGTGCTCGCCATGCTGGAGTTGCGCATCAGCCTCGAAACCGAGGCTGCCGGACTGGCCGCGCAACGGCGCACCGAGGAGCAGCTCGGCCTGATGCGCGAAGCCCTCGCCGCCTTCGAACAAGGCGTCCGCAACGGCGAACGCTCGATCGAGGCCGATTTCCAGTTCCACCTGCAAATCGCACTGGCTACCCACAACAAGTATTTCGAAGAGTTCTACCGACACCTCGGCCCGACGACCATCCCGCGCACGCGCATCGACATTTCCAAGCTCTCGCTCGAGCCCGGCCAGGACTACCTGCTGCGCACGAACCGCGAACACGAAGCGATCCTCGACGCGATCTACCGGCAGGACCCGCAGGCAGCGAGCGCCGCCATGCGCATGCACCTGACCAACAGCCGCGAACGCCTCAAGCGCGCCAGCGAGAATTCCGCACCGGTCGACCTGCCGATACAGAACTGA
- a CDS encoding FAD-dependent oxidoreductase, with protein sequence MKLRVRAFAAIVASTLAIAAQADQTINTDVVVIGAGAAGTAASYAAAEKGAKVVVLEKQARTGGTGQFSEGIFAVESSLQREMNYTLTTDQAFKLIMDYSHWRANPKLVRAFVDKSADSIEWLKANGVTFEKLTSNYPGGLYTWHIYHGRGAGWIKTLQDKFTALGYPIMTETSATDLIKENGKVVGVLAKSKDGEKIELRAKSVIIATGGFGNNKEMLEKYVRFPNAMPVANIGKTGDGIQMAWAAGAAAEGTEVVASYRPGPVGESTTSHIGAAAKQPHLWLNPRGERFADEGIIFQWPFAGNALEKQGGTMFVVFDQNTLEYMKTKGIDVGVGVMVPVTAKLDKFDEHFQRGQKNGIAFKANSIDELAKLTGMPVEALKKTIVRYNENVAVRHDRDFAKDAKFLQAVSKPPFYAIKSVATTLGTLGGVKVNENLQAVNQQEVPVPGLYVVGNDAGGMYGDSYDLLMAGSTIGFAVNSGRIAGEHAAQAAKAR encoded by the coding sequence ATGAAACTCAGGGTCAGGGCGTTTGCTGCCATTGTTGCGTCGACGCTGGCGATTGCCGCGCAGGCGGACCAGACGATCAATACCGATGTTGTCGTGATCGGCGCCGGAGCGGCCGGCACTGCCGCCAGCTATGCCGCGGCGGAAAAGGGCGCCAAGGTCGTCGTGCTCGAAAAGCAGGCGCGCACGGGCGGCACTGGCCAGTTCTCGGAAGGCATATTTGCCGTCGAGAGTTCCTTGCAGCGCGAGATGAACTACACCCTGACGACCGACCAGGCCTTCAAGCTGATCATGGATTACAGCCACTGGCGTGCCAATCCGAAGCTGGTCCGGGCTTTCGTCGATAAGTCCGCCGATTCGATCGAGTGGTTGAAAGCCAACGGCGTGACCTTCGAAAAGCTGACCTCCAACTATCCGGGCGGTCTGTACACCTGGCACATCTATCACGGACGCGGCGCCGGCTGGATCAAGACGCTGCAGGACAAATTCACGGCGCTCGGTTACCCGATCATGACGGAAACATCGGCGACCGACCTGATCAAGGAAAACGGCAAGGTCGTCGGCGTGCTGGCAAAGAGCAAGGACGGCGAAAAGATCGAATTGCGCGCGAAGTCGGTCATCATCGCCACCGGCGGCTTCGGCAACAACAAGGAAATGCTGGAGAAATACGTGCGCTTCCCGAATGCGATGCCGGTCGCCAACATCGGCAAGACCGGCGACGGCATCCAGATGGCATGGGCCGCCGGCGCAGCGGCGGAGGGGACCGAAGTCGTGGCGTCGTACCGTCCGGGTCCGGTCGGCGAATCGACGACCTCGCATATCGGCGCTGCCGCCAAGCAGCCGCATTTGTGGCTCAATCCGCGTGGCGAGCGTTTTGCCGATGAAGGCATCATCTTCCAGTGGCCGTTCGCAGGCAACGCGCTCGAAAAGCAGGGCGGCACGATGTTCGTCGTCTTCGACCAGAATACGCTTGAGTACATGAAGACCAAGGGCATCGATGTCGGCGTTGGCGTGATGGTGCCGGTGACGGCCAAGCTCGACAAATTTGACGAGCATTTCCAGCGCGGGCAGAAGAACGGGATCGCCTTCAAAGCCAATTCGATCGACGAACTCGCCAAGTTGACCGGTATGCCGGTCGAGGCGCTCAAGAAGACGATCGTGCGTTACAACGAAAACGTCGCCGTACGCCATGATCGCGATTTCGCCAAGGATGCCAAATTCCTGCAAGCCGTCAGCAAGCCGCCGTTCTACGCGATCAAGAGCGTGGCGACCACCCTCGGCACGCTCGGCGGCGTCAAGGTCAACGAGAACCTGCAGGCGGTCAATCAACAGGAAGTGCCGGTGCCAGGACTGTATGTTGTCGGCAACGATGCTGGTGGCATGTATGGCGACAGCTATGACCTGCTGATGGCGGGCAGCACGATTGGCTTTGCCGTCAATTCCGGTCGCATCGCCGGCGAGCACGCCGCGCAGGCGGCCAAGGCGCGCTAG
- a CDS encoding Ldh family oxidoreductase — MATQRYSIESLKQLSTSLFVAAGLEADKAEAVTTVLVTGDMVGQRTHGMALCPQYLDQIEKGLMTTAGEPEVMRDSGAVFVWDGRYLPGPWLVSTALTQACDRVGEHGVVTGVIRRSHHIACLAALIKQVTDRGLVVMLASSDPASGFIAPYGGTEPIFTPNPIAIGYPGTEQAVWIDVSTSITTVGMTKQKAAANVQFEHPWLIDAKGIPTTDPHVIDPGVGGTLLPLGGLEYGHKGFGLSLMVEMLTHGLAGFGRPDAEKRWGAGVFLQVMDPAAFGGRADFLRQADFTIDRCHANAPIDPTKPVRLPGEMAQKRMREAELNGVDVSPAVLEALTAKAVRYGVSLPQPL, encoded by the coding sequence ATGGCAACGCAGCGCTACAGCATCGAATCCCTGAAACAATTGTCGACCTCGCTTTTCGTCGCGGCCGGCCTCGAAGCCGACAAGGCCGAGGCGGTGACGACCGTGCTGGTGACCGGCGACATGGTCGGCCAGCGCACGCACGGCATGGCGCTGTGTCCGCAGTATCTCGACCAGATCGAGAAAGGGTTGATGACGACGGCGGGCGAGCCGGAAGTGATGCGCGACAGCGGCGCCGTTTTCGTCTGGGACGGTCGTTACCTGCCCGGTCCGTGGCTGGTATCGACAGCGCTGACGCAAGCCTGCGACCGTGTCGGCGAACACGGCGTCGTCACCGGCGTCATTCGTCGCAGTCACCATATCGCTTGCCTGGCGGCGCTAATCAAGCAGGTCACCGACCGCGGTCTCGTCGTCATGCTGGCGTCATCGGACCCGGCCTCGGGTTTCATCGCGCCGTATGGCGGAACGGAACCGATCTTCACGCCGAATCCGATCGCGATCGGCTACCCCGGAACCGAGCAGGCGGTGTGGATCGACGTCAGCACCTCGATCACCACGGTCGGCATGACCAAACAGAAGGCGGCCGCCAATGTCCAGTTCGAGCATCCCTGGCTGATCGATGCCAAGGGCATTCCAACGACTGATCCGCATGTCATCGATCCGGGCGTCGGCGGCACGCTGCTGCCGCTCGGTGGCCTCGAATACGGCCATAAGGGCTTCGGCTTGTCGTTGATGGTCGAGATGCTCACCCACGGCCTTGCCGGCTTCGGGCGTCCGGATGCCGAGAAGCGCTGGGGCGCTGGTGTCTTCCTGCAGGTCATGGATCCGGCGGCCTTTGGCGGCCGCGCCGATTTTCTCCGTCAGGCCGATTTCACGATCGACCGTTGCCATGCCAACGCGCCGATCGATCCGACCAAGCCCGTCCGCTTGCCGGGAGAAATGGCGCAGAAGCGCATGCGCGAGGCCGAGTTGAACGGTGTCGACGTTTCGCCGGCGGTGCTTGAGGCGTTGACGGCGAAAGCGGTCCGATACGGCGTGAGCTTGCCGCAACCGCTTTGA
- the garL gene encoding 2-dehydro-3-deoxyglucarate aldolase, with amino-acid sequence MSEMQPYTAFPNRFRQDLIAGKQLIGCWCSLGSPITTEVLGLAGFDWILLDGEHSPNDVLSFIPQLMALKDSPSAPVVRPQWNDTVEIKRLLDAGFHNFLIPFVQSADEARAAVAATRYPPDGVRGLSVSQRNNRYGTVKDYFKIVNDNITVMVQIENLKSIDAIDAICQVPGVDGIFIGPGDLSTTMGHIGNPSHPDVQAAIQRACGAAKKRGKPVGILAPVEADARRYIEMGATFVAVGSDLGVFRNATQALRDKFL; translated from the coding sequence ATGAGTGAAATGCAGCCCTATACGGCCTTCCCGAATCGGTTTCGCCAGGATCTGATTGCCGGCAAACAGTTGATCGGCTGTTGGTGTTCGCTGGGTAGTCCGATCACCACCGAAGTGCTCGGATTGGCGGGCTTTGACTGGATATTGCTTGACGGCGAACATTCGCCGAACGATGTGCTGAGCTTTATTCCGCAGTTGATGGCCCTGAAGGATAGCCCCAGCGCACCGGTGGTGCGGCCGCAATGGAACGATACGGTTGAAATCAAGCGACTGCTCGATGCCGGATTCCACAATTTCCTGATTCCGTTTGTTCAGTCGGCGGATGAGGCCCGGGCAGCGGTGGCGGCAACGCGCTATCCGCCGGACGGCGTGCGCGGCCTGTCGGTTTCGCAACGCAACAACCGCTACGGGACGGTCAAGGATTACTTCAAGATCGTCAATGACAACATTACGGTGATGGTGCAGATCGAGAATCTGAAGTCGATCGACGCCATCGACGCGATCTGTCAGGTACCAGGGGTGGACGGCATCTTCATCGGTCCTGGCGACTTGTCGACGACCATGGGCCATATCGGCAATCCGTCGCATCCCGATGTTCAGGCGGCGATTCAGCGCGCATGCGGGGCGGCCAAAAAGCGCGGCAAGCCGGTCGGTATTCTGGCGCCGGTCGAGGCCGATGCCCGCCGCTATATCGAGATGGGCGCGACCTTCGTCGCCGTCGGCAGTGATCTCGGCGTTTTCCGGAACGCCACGCAAGCCTTGCGCGACAAGTTTCTTTGA
- the mutY gene encoding A/G-specific adenine glycosylase: MRISSPVSSAIPADPSFSRRLIDWQRRCGRHQLPWQSTRDAYRVWLSEIMLQQTQVSTVIPYFARFLERFSTVDALARAPVESVLENWSGLGYYARARNLHRCAQTVVEHYGGEFPQDPKALAALPGIGRSTAAAIAVFAFGVHAAILDGNVKRVLTRHFGIAGFPGAPAIERSLWALAESLLPEDGIEAYTQGLMDLGATLCTRSTPDCAACPLRTSCGALAEGRVDELPEARQRKPLPERETTMWLLSDGENVLLEQRPATGIWGGLLSLPEQGGGSGWQGAEALAAACGCRLVSQEPLPALRHVFTHFRLLMHVSFCRVESLPQSGTLPEQLLWRPWSAMASSALPAPVRKILEATTSR; the protein is encoded by the coding sequence ATGCGTATTTCTTCGCCCGTTTCCTCCGCGATTCCTGCCGATCCCTCGTTCTCCCGTCGCCTGATCGACTGGCAGCGTCGTTGCGGGCGTCATCAGTTGCCCTGGCAGTCGACGCGTGATGCCTATCGGGTCTGGCTGTCGGAAATCATGCTGCAGCAGACGCAGGTATCGACGGTCATTCCCTATTTCGCGCGCTTTCTCGAGCGTTTTTCGACGGTGGACGCGCTGGCGCGGGCGCCGGTCGAATCCGTTCTCGAAAACTGGTCGGGCCTCGGCTATTACGCCCGGGCGCGTAACCTTCACCGCTGCGCGCAAACGGTCGTCGAGCACTACGGCGGCGAATTTCCGCAAGATCCCAAAGCGCTGGCGGCTCTGCCCGGGATCGGGCGCTCGACGGCCGCCGCGATTGCCGTCTTTGCCTTCGGCGTGCATGCGGCGATTCTTGACGGCAACGTCAAACGCGTATTGACCCGGCATTTCGGCATCGCCGGCTTTCCCGGCGCGCCAGCCATCGAGCGATCGCTCTGGGCGCTCGCCGAGTCCTTGCTGCCGGAGGACGGGATCGAGGCGTATACGCAGGGCCTGATGGATCTGGGCGCGACGCTGTGCACCCGGTCGACACCCGATTGCGCCGCCTGTCCGCTCAGAACCTCGTGCGGTGCGTTGGCCGAAGGTCGTGTCGACGAGCTGCCGGAAGCGCGGCAGCGCAAGCCTTTACCCGAACGCGAGACGACGATGTGGCTGCTGTCCGACGGCGAAAACGTCTTGCTGGAACAGCGTCCGGCGACGGGAATCTGGGGCGGCCTGCTCAGCCTGCCCGAACAGGGCGGTGGTTCCGGTTGGCAAGGCGCCGAGGCGCTGGCCGCCGCTTGCGGATGCCGCCTGGTTTCGCAAGAGCCCCTGCCGGCGCTGCGTCATGTGTTTACGCATTTTCGTCTGCTCATGCACGTGTCGTTCTGCCGTGTCGAGTCGCTGCCGCAATCAGGCACGCTGCCGGAACAGCTGCTCTGGCGTCCCTGGTCGGCCATGGCAAGCTCGGCGCTTCCCGCACCTGTACGGAAAATTCTGGAAGCGACGACTTCCCGGTAG
- a CDS encoding sigma-54 dependent transcriptional regulator produces MNDLDPAFYRSVTTAICSSSEIGIALHRALLALRERMPIDLMIIWVYDDAQSGLRKIAMASEDGGHDSNELMRLNPATRAKLLRMDIPHTVIERTGLNPVVMRIVNHPDADPVARSMKKYFMPQDYSSMVMYLDSDGKRIGTLFVRAEGTQRYEAAHAQLLAQFLEPFTLAAANALHREEMIKHRNALAGDQAHARQSAGNPSGDRIIGSEYGLKNVIDMARQVATMTSPVLLRGETGTGKDMIATAIHRLSAFRDGPFVKVNCGAIPEALIDAELFGHEKGAFTGAFYQKLGFFERADKGTIFLDEIGELPPPVQVRLLRVLQFKEIQRVGGSDPIRVNIRVIAATHRDLEQMVAAKEFREDLWFRLNVFPIFIPPLRQRKEDIPELVSHMATKKSRELNLPGTPLIASSAIKRLAEYDWPGNVRELENIIERALILSRGKTIGVDTLFPGDTLRAAAPQPATDTILPLDSMLREYILGALDQCGGKVQGRGGAAEALDMNPSTLRNLMKRLAIPYGRKAGNEFRRTS; encoded by the coding sequence ATGAACGACCTCGACCCGGCCTTCTACCGCAGCGTCACCACCGCCATTTGCAGTTCGAGCGAAATCGGCATCGCCTTGCATCGCGCCCTGCTGGCCTTGCGCGAGCGGATGCCGATCGACCTGATGATCATCTGGGTGTATGACGACGCCCAATCCGGCCTGCGTAAAATCGCCATGGCTTCCGAGGACGGCGGACACGACAGCAACGAACTCATGCGCCTGAATCCGGCGACGCGGGCGAAGCTGTTGCGCATGGACATTCCCCACACCGTCATCGAACGTACCGGCCTTAACCCGGTCGTCATGCGCATCGTGAACCACCCGGATGCCGACCCGGTTGCGCGCAGCATGAAAAAATACTTCATGCCACAGGATTATTCGTCGATGGTCATGTATCTCGACAGCGACGGCAAACGCATCGGCACGCTCTTTGTCCGCGCCGAAGGGACGCAACGCTACGAGGCAGCGCATGCGCAACTGCTCGCGCAGTTTCTCGAGCCTTTCACGCTGGCGGCTGCCAATGCCCTGCACCGCGAAGAAATGATCAAGCACCGCAACGCGCTGGCGGGAGACCAGGCACATGCCCGGCAGAGCGCCGGCAACCCGTCCGGCGATCGCATCATCGGCAGCGAATACGGCCTGAAAAACGTCATCGACATGGCGCGACAGGTGGCGACGATGACAAGCCCGGTGCTGCTGCGCGGCGAGACCGGCACCGGCAAGGACATGATCGCCACCGCCATCCACCGCCTGTCGGCCTTCCGTGACGGCCCCTTCGTCAAGGTCAATTGCGGTGCCATCCCCGAAGCGTTGATCGATGCCGAACTCTTCGGCCACGAAAAGGGCGCGTTTACCGGCGCCTTCTATCAGAAGCTCGGCTTTTTTGAACGCGCCGACAAGGGCACCATCTTCCTCGACGAAATCGGCGAACTGCCGCCGCCGGTGCAAGTCCGCCTGCTGCGCGTGCTGCAGTTCAAGGAAATCCAGCGCGTCGGCGGCAGCGACCCGATCCGCGTCAATATCCGTGTCATCGCGGCGACGCACCGTGACCTCGAGCAGATGGTCGCGGCGAAGGAGTTTCGCGAAGATCTGTGGTTCCGCCTCAACGTCTTCCCGATCTTCATTCCCCCGCTGCGCCAGCGCAAGGAAGACATCCCCGAACTCGTCAGCCACATGGCGACGAAGAAGAGCCGCGAACTCAACCTGCCCGGCACGCCGCTGATCGCCTCGTCAGCGATCAAGCGCCTGGCCGAATACGATTGGCCCGGCAACGTCCGCGAACTCGAGAACATCATCGAACGGGCGCTGATACTCTCCCGCGGCAAGACGATCGGCGTCGACACCCTCTTCCCCGGCGACACTCTACGAGCGGCCGCCCCACAACCGGCCACCGACACGATCCTGCCGCTCGACAGCATGCTACGCGAGTACATTCTCGGCGCGCTCGACCAGTGCGGTGGCAAGGTTCAAGGACGCGGCGGCGCAGCCGAAGCCCTGGACATGAACCCCAGCACCTTGCGCAACCTGATGAAACGCCTCGCCATTCCCTACGGTCGCAAGGCCGGCAACGAGTTCCGGCGCACGTCCTGA
- the gudD gene encoding glucarate dehydratase: MVSAGQTISGAPKVTDLQVIPVAGQDSMELNLSGAHGPFFTRNIVILKDSAGNTGLGEVPGGEKIRQTIEDARSLIIGKTLGEYNNVLNAMRSAFADRDVGGRGLQTFDLRTTIHAVTAVESAFLDLLGQFMNVPVAALLGEGMQREAVEILGYLFYIGDRKKTNLNYRSEENADDAWFRLRNEEALTAESIVRLAEATHARYGFNDFKLKGGVLSGDEEMEAIIALHERFPQARITLDPNGAWSLAEAIRLCRDKHGILAYAEDPTGAEAGFSGREVMAEFRRATGLPTATNMIATDWRQMAHSIQLQSVDIPLADPHFWTMQGSVRVAQLCDMFGLTWGSHSNNHFDISLAMFTQVGAAAPGKVTAIDTHWIWQDGQRLTKAPYQIKDGLIRVPKKPGLGLEIDMAEVEKAHRAYLAMGLGARDDAVAMQFLIPGWTFNNKRPCLVR; encoded by the coding sequence TTGGTTTCAGCAGGGCAAACTATCAGTGGCGCACCGAAGGTTACGGATCTGCAGGTCATTCCGGTCGCCGGGCAGGACAGCATGGAGCTCAACCTGTCGGGGGCGCATGGACCGTTCTTCACGCGCAATATCGTCATTCTCAAGGACAGCGCCGGCAATACCGGCCTCGGCGAAGTGCCGGGCGGCGAGAAGATCCGGCAGACGATCGAGGACGCACGGTCCCTGATCATCGGCAAGACGCTCGGCGAATACAACAATGTTCTCAACGCCATGCGCTCGGCCTTTGCTGATCGCGATGTCGGCGGTCGCGGCCTCCAGACCTTTGATTTGCGCACGACGATCCATGCGGTGACCGCGGTGGAATCGGCCTTCCTCGATCTGCTCGGCCAATTCATGAACGTGCCGGTGGCAGCGCTGCTCGGTGAGGGCATGCAACGCGAGGCGGTCGAAATTCTGGGTTACCTCTTCTACATTGGCGACCGCAAGAAGACCAATCTCAACTATCGCAGCGAAGAAAACGCCGACGACGCCTGGTTCCGCCTGCGCAACGAGGAGGCGCTGACTGCTGAATCGATCGTGCGATTGGCCGAGGCGACGCATGCGCGCTATGGCTTCAACGATTTCAAGCTCAAGGGTGGTGTGCTCTCGGGCGACGAGGAGATGGAGGCGATCATCGCCTTGCACGAACGCTTCCCTCAGGCGCGCATCACGCTCGACCCGAACGGCGCTTGGTCGCTGGCCGAGGCGATCCGCCTGTGTCGCGACAAGCACGGCATCCTCGCCTATGCCGAGGATCCGACCGGCGCCGAGGCCGGCTTCTCCGGCCGTGAAGTGATGGCTGAGTTCCGTCGTGCCACCGGCCTGCCGACGGCGACCAACATGATCGCCACCGACTGGCGCCAGATGGCGCATTCGATCCAGCTGCAGTCCGTCGATATTCCGCTCGCCGACCCGCATTTCTGGACGATGCAGGGGTCGGTCCGCGTCGCACAGTTGTGCGACATGTTCGGGCTGACCTGGGGGTCGCACTCGAACAATCACTTCGACATTTCGCTGGCGATGTTCACGCAGGTCGGTGCGGCGGCGCCGGGCAAGGTGACGGCGATCGACACGCACTGGATCTGGCAGGACGGACAGCGCCTGACCAAGGCGCCGTATCAGATCAAGGACGGCCTGATTCGCGTGCCCAAGAAGCCGGGTCTCGGTCTGGAAATCGACATGGCCGAAGTGGAAAAAGCGCATCGGGCCTACCTGGCGATGGGCTTGGGTGCGCGCGATGACGCGGTGGCCATGCAGTTCCTGATTCCCGGTTGGACTTTCAATAACAAGCGTCCCTGCCTTGTACGTTAA
- the glxR gene encoding 2-hydroxy-3-oxopropionate reductase encodes MSKIGFVGLGIMGSPMAGHLIAAGHEVYLFSIPSVPQALIDAGGKPCCCGKEVAQKADIIITMVPDTPHVAAALFDANGIAEGLSAGKIVVDMSSISPIETKEFAKKINALGCEYLDAPVSGGEVGAKNATLSIMVGGSQAAFDTIKPLFDLMGKNITLVGGNGDGQTAKVANQIIVALNIEAVGEALLFAAKAGADPAKVREALMGGFASSKILEIHGDRMVKRTFNPGFRIELHQKDLNLALSSARKLGLSLPNTATAQELFNSCAAHGGSAWDHSGMVRALELMANFEIGQKA; translated from the coding sequence ATGAGCAAGATCGGTTTTGTCGGTTTGGGGATCATGGGTTCGCCGATGGCAGGCCACCTGATTGCAGCGGGCCACGAGGTGTATCTCTTCAGCATTCCGAGCGTCCCGCAAGCCCTGATCGATGCAGGCGGTAAGCCCTGCTGCTGCGGCAAGGAAGTGGCGCAGAAGGCCGACATCATCATCACGATGGTGCCCGACACGCCCCACGTCGCCGCCGCCCTCTTCGATGCCAACGGGATCGCCGAGGGCTTGTCGGCCGGCAAGATCGTCGTCGACATGAGCTCGATCTCGCCGATCGAGACCAAGGAGTTCGCCAAAAAGATCAATGCGCTGGGCTGCGAATACCTCGATGCGCCGGTGTCCGGTGGCGAGGTCGGCGCCAAGAACGCGACGCTGTCGATCATGGTCGGCGGCAGCCAGGCGGCCTTCGACACCATCAAGCCCTTGTTCGATCTGATGGGCAAGAACATCACGCTGGTTGGCGGGAACGGTGACGGGCAGACGGCCAAGGTCGCCAACCAGATCATTGTTGCGCTGAACATCGAGGCGGTGGGAGAAGCGCTGCTCTTTGCCGCCAAGGCGGGTGCCGACCCGGCCAAGGTGCGCGAGGCGCTGATGGGCGGCTTCGCTTCGTCGAAGATCCTCGAAATCCACGGCGATCGCATGGTCAAGCGTACCTTCAACCCGGGCTTCCGCATCGAGTTGCATCAGAAGGACCTCAATCTGGCGCTTTCTTCGGCGCGCAAACTGGGCCTGTCCTTGCCCAATACGGCAACGGCACAGGAACTTTTCAACAGCTGCGCCGCGCATGGCGGCAGCGCCTGGGATCATTCGGGCATGGTGCGCGCGCTCGAACTGATGGCCAATTTCGAGATCGGGCAGAAAGCCTGA
- a CDS encoding glycerate kinase has product MSTAINPRQLLEDMFRAAIESAQPHHGIPRHLPAPPRGRLIVIGAGKASAAMARVLEDHYPGSLSGLVVTRYGYAVPCSRIEIVEAAHPVPDAAGLKAAQRILDLVQGLTADDLVLCLISGGGSALMPLPLPGISLEDKQAVNRELLKSGASISEMNCVRRHLSAIKGGRLAAACHPAKVVTLLISDVPGDGPCDIASGPTVGDPTSCEDALAIVRRYGIRLPPAVLETLESGRGESVKPEDPRLAGCETHFIATPMMALEAAAAVARKAGIPAHVLGDAIEGEARDVGKVMAGIARQVVRFQQPFQPPCVLLSGGETTVTVRGKGRGGRNVEYLLSLGVALDGLLGVYAIAGDTDGVDGQEEIAGGYLAPDSLTRAWAQGVRPKDALADNDGHGFFGALGDAVVTGPTLTNVNDFRAVLIL; this is encoded by the coding sequence ATGAGTACAGCAATCAATCCGCGTCAGTTGCTCGAGGACATGTTTCGGGCGGCGATCGAATCGGCGCAGCCGCATCACGGCATTCCGCGTCATTTGCCGGCGCCGCCGCGCGGCCGGCTGATCGTCATCGGTGCCGGCAAGGCCTCGGCGGCGATGGCGCGCGTGCTTGAGGACCATTATCCCGGTTCCCTCTCTGGGCTGGTCGTGACGCGCTACGGGTATGCGGTACCGTGCAGCAGGATCGAGATCGTCGAAGCGGCCCACCCGGTGCCGGATGCGGCGGGGCTGAAGGCAGCGCAGCGTATCCTCGATCTCGTCCAGGGACTGACCGCCGACGATCTCGTGCTCTGTCTGATTTCCGGTGGCGGCTCGGCCCTGATGCCCTTGCCCTTGCCGGGGATCAGTCTCGAGGACAAGCAGGCGGTCAATCGCGAACTGCTTAAATCGGGTGCCAGCATCAGCGAGATGAATTGCGTGCGGCGCCATCTGTCGGCGATCAAGGGCGGCCGCCTGGCCGCCGCCTGTCATCCGGCGAAGGTGGTGACGCTGCTGATTTCGGATGTGCCGGGCGACGGTCCATGTGACATCGCCTCGGGTCCGACGGTTGGCGACCCGACCTCGTGCGAGGACGCGCTGGCGATCGTTCGCCGCTACGGCATCCGGTTGCCGCCGGCGGTGCTCGAAACGCTCGAGAGTGGCCGCGGCGAATCGGTCAAGCCCGAGGATCCCCGTCTTGCCGGCTGTGAAACGCATTTCATCGCAACGCCGATGATGGCGCTCGAAGCCGCCGCAGCGGTAGCCCGCAAGGCCGGTATTCCGGCGCATGTTCTCGGCGATGCGATCGAAGGCGAAGCCCGCGACGTCGGCAAGGTGATGGCCGGGATCGCGCGCCAGGTCGTGCGTTTCCAGCAGCCCTTCCAGCCGCCGTGCGTGTTGCTGTCGGGCGGCGAGACGACGGTGACGGTGCGCGGCAAGGGCCGCGGTGGTCGCAACGTCGAATACCTGCTGTCGCTCGGCGTCGCGCTTGACGGCCTGCTCGGCGTTTACGCGATCGCCGGCGATACCGACGGCGTCGACGGGCAGGAAGAGATCGCCGGCGGCTATCTTGCGCCCGATTCGCTTACCCGTGCCTGGGCCCAGGGGGTTCGCCCGAAGGACGCGCTGGCCGACAACGACGGTCACGGCTTTTTCGGGGCGCTGGGCGATGCGGTTGTCACCGGGCCGACGCTGACCAACGTCAATGATTTCCGGGCGGTGCTGATTCTGTGA
- a CDS encoding c-type cytochrome: protein MSDKKNPSRTIFLGAVAVGVLLTVVVWPLSMLGKGGASPADADEAELRIQPVARVEMQKAESVKSDGKPRSGEAIYASVCKACHEAGVAGAPKTGDKAAWAPRLATGMAALLKSATNGKNAMPARGGAPDLSDDELKAAVTYLTGKAK from the coding sequence ATGTCCGACAAGAAGAATCCGTCACGAACCATTTTTCTGGGCGCCGTCGCCGTCGGCGTGCTCCTGACCGTGGTGGTCTGGCCGCTCTCGATGCTGGGCAAGGGCGGCGCCTCTCCTGCCGATGCCGACGAAGCCGAACTGCGCATCCAGCCGGTCGCCCGCGTCGAAATGCAGAAGGCGGAGAGCGTCAAATCGGACGGCAAGCCGCGCAGCGGCGAGGCGATTTACGCCAGCGTCTGCAAGGCCTGCCACGAAGCTGGCGTCGCCGGCGCACCGAAGACCGGCGACAAGGCGGCGTGGGCGCCACGACTCGCGACCGGCATGGCTGCCCTGCTGAAGTCGGCGACCAACGGCAAGAACGCCATGCCCGCACGCGGCGGCGCGCCCGATCTCAGCGACGACGAACTCAAGGCCGCCGTCACCTATCTGACCGGAAAGGCAAAATAG